Proteins from a genomic interval of Psychrobacter fulvigenes:
- a CDS encoding glycosyltransferase, with protein sequence MTEQEVSTSDSTPEQRYIICMKWGDKYGPEYVNRLYNMVSRHLTLDFQMVCLTDDSTGIDSAVRCYPIPEMDLPAGPERGWKKLTTFKPELYDLKGVALFLDIDIVIVDNIDAFFNYEAKHDDSVVIIRDWKKPWRMIGNSSVYRFKIGQNTYPDLLANFERNFDSIRKQVRHEQAYLSNYLREHHHLEYWDKTWCVSFKYQCIAPIPFNLVRAPKLPDGAKIVIFHGEINPPDAIKGGGGKWYRHVKPSPWLEKHWV encoded by the coding sequence ATGACAGAGCAAGAAGTCTCTACAAGTGATAGCACGCCTGAGCAGCGTTATATCATCTGTATGAAATGGGGTGATAAATACGGTCCTGAATACGTCAATCGTTTATATAATATGGTCAGCAGGCATCTAACTTTAGATTTTCAGATGGTCTGTCTGACCGATGATAGCACTGGCATTGACTCTGCCGTTCGATGCTATCCCATTCCCGAGATGGATCTGCCAGCTGGCCCTGAGCGTGGTTGGAAAAAACTCACTACTTTCAAACCTGAGCTATATGACCTTAAAGGGGTGGCGCTGTTTTTGGATATCGATATCGTTATCGTCGATAATATCGATGCTTTTTTTAATTACGAAGCCAAGCATGATGATAGCGTGGTCATCATTCGTGACTGGAAAAAACCTTGGCGTATGATCGGTAACAGCTCGGTCTATCGCTTCAAAATTGGGCAAAACACCTACCCTGACTTGCTTGCAAACTTTGAACGTAATTTTGACAGCATTCGTAAGCAAGTTCGTCATGAGCAAGCCTATCTCTCTAACTACTTACGTGAGCATCATCATTTAGAGTATTGGGATAAAACATGGTGCGTCAGCTTCAAATACCAGTGTATTGCCCCTATTCCATTTAACCTTGTGCGAGCGCCAAAACTCCCTGATGGTGCAAAGATTGTTATCTTTCATGGTGAGATTAATCCGCCCGATGCGATTAAAGGTGGCGGCGGTAAATGGTATCGTCATGTGAAGCCAAGTCCTTGGCTTGAGAAACATTGGGTATAA
- a CDS encoding transposase, with protein sequence MDIWFQDETRIGQQGSLTRVWHYRGGRPRLIKQQQFHSAYLFGAFCPATKKAVGLVLPFVNKHTMLLHVQEISRAVPKGRHAVVGGTAHYGINQA encoded by the coding sequence GTGGACATCTGGTTTCAAGATGAAACTCGAATAGGACAACAAGGCTCATTGACCAGAGTTTGGCATTACCGCGGTGGGCGACCTCGACTGATCAAGCAGCAACAGTTTCATTCCGCTTATCTGTTTGGTGCCTTTTGTCCAGCGACAAAGAAGGCTGTCGGCTTAGTACTGCCTTTCGTTAATAAACACACCATGTTATTGCATGTGCAAGAGATTAGTAGAGCCGTTCCAAAAGGACGTCATGCGGTGGTGGGAGGGACGGCGCATTATGGCATCAACCAAGCTTGA
- a CDS encoding SDR family oxidoreductase — MQNKLMNLVTQTAKQGKDQTFSAIQPARYLKGLTKSQVGLDKTVLITGASSGLGEAMARIFASLGYNLAICARRAERLEQLKAELMDRYADIRIEYRVLDVTDYDAIFEVFDAFAADFGHIDRVVVNAGVGESRRIGKGRFETNRRTAEINFISALAQCEAAMKIFRAQNSGHLVVISSMSAMRGLPKHMTTYGASKAGLAYLAEGIRADMLLEKLPIKVSTIYPGYIRTEINTNAKPLPFEVDADTGTKAIVAAIESGVAEACVPSLPWSIVGQAMKHLPLGIVNKIS, encoded by the coding sequence ATGCAAAATAAATTAATGAATTTGGTAACGCAGACTGCCAAACAAGGCAAAGATCAGACATTCAGCGCTATTCAGCCAGCACGCTATTTAAAAGGCTTGACGAAATCGCAAGTTGGCCTCGACAAAACGGTATTGATCACCGGTGCCAGCTCAGGCCTTGGTGAGGCAATGGCGCGCATCTTTGCAAGTCTAGGCTACAATTTAGCCATATGCGCCCGCCGTGCCGAACGTCTGGAGCAGCTAAAAGCTGAGCTCATGGATCGCTATGCTGATATTCGTATTGAGTATCGCGTGCTTGACGTCACTGATTATGATGCGATATTTGAAGTGTTTGATGCTTTTGCTGCTGATTTCGGTCACATCGACCGCGTAGTAGTCAACGCAGGAGTGGGAGAGAGTCGCCGCATTGGTAAAGGCCGTTTTGAGACCAATCGCCGTACGGCTGAGATTAATTTCATCTCAGCGTTGGCACAGTGCGAAGCGGCAATGAAAATATTTCGTGCCCAAAACAGTGGTCATTTGGTGGTGATATCTAGCATGTCAGCGATGCGCGGCTTGCCTAAGCATATGACCACTTATGGCGCTAGCAAGGCTGGTTTGGCATATTTGGCAGAAGGTATTCGTGCGGATATGCTACTCGAGAAACTGCCAATTAAGGTTTCTACTATTTATCCAGGTTATATTCGTACCGAAATCAATACCAATGCCAAACCGTTGCCATTTGAAGTCGATGCTGATACAGGCACCAAAGCCATCGTGGCTGCCATTGAGTCTGGGGTGGCAGAAGCCTGTGTACCAAGCTTGCCTTGGTCAATTGTGGGTCAAGCAATGAAGCACTTACCACTTGGTATTGTTAACAAAATTAGCTAA
- a CDS encoding histidine phosphatase family protein produces the protein MTTILLARHGQASFGQQNYDQLSELGGLQARLLGQHYATTQRRIDAIFTGSLSRQQDSARYFWEAYQPASAASLSLPALDLTVPDSYLIESFNEFNHKDVFIKSNPAFTSQEAIASEIAKAEVPKQRLAELFDLAMQRWHAGDNDEDYLESWPQFNVRAQQALEQVRKQASQLNHLERDSTVLVFTSGGVIAAITAQLLRQGSQTAYQINRSLVNTGVTAITVRDQVPQLLSLNEYSHLFSDGERFVTWR, from the coding sequence ATGACAACTATTCTCTTGGCACGCCACGGTCAAGCATCGTTTGGACAACAAAACTACGATCAGCTCTCAGAGTTAGGGGGCTTGCAGGCGCGTTTACTTGGTCAGCATTATGCAACCACTCAGCGCCGTATCGATGCGATATTTACAGGCAGCTTGTCAAGACAACAGGACTCAGCGCGCTACTTTTGGGAGGCTTATCAGCCTGCATCAGCGGCCAGTCTTTCGCTACCAGCATTAGACTTGACGGTTCCTGATAGCTATTTGATTGAGAGCTTTAATGAGTTTAATCATAAGGATGTGTTTATAAAATCCAATCCTGCATTTACCAGTCAAGAAGCAATCGCCTCAGAGATTGCCAAAGCAGAGGTACCAAAACAACGCTTGGCTGAGTTGTTTGATTTGGCCATGCAGCGCTGGCATGCAGGAGACAATGATGAGGATTATCTAGAGAGTTGGCCACAGTTTAATGTGCGTGCTCAGCAAGCGCTCGAGCAGGTACGTAAGCAAGCATCACAACTTAATCATTTGGAACGTGACAGTACGGTGCTGGTCTTTACCTCAGGGGGTGTGATTGCTGCAATTACCGCTCAATTATTACGACAAGGCAGTCAAACCGCTTATCAAATAAATAGAAGCCTTGTAAATACTGGTGTGACGGCCATCACTGTCAGAGATCAAGTACCGCAACTGTTGTCGTTAAATGAATACAGTCACTTATTTTCTGATGGAGAGCGCTTTGTCACTTGGCGCTAG
- the sohB gene encoding protease SohB: protein MLFHPPKNPVELKVLHLNKNQEKRREELMEATQGKAALKQLKKSMAKKAKKALKVKAKSKDKSQQVFVLDFDGDLKATAVKHLREEISTLISTANKGDEVVVRLESSGGLVHGYGLAAAQLARLKEAGLKLTVCVDKVAASGGYMMACVADKVIAAPFAVIGSIGVVSQLPNFHKWLKNHDVDYEMFTAGDYKRTVTIFGENDEEDRAKYQEELEQTHQLFKHFVNTYRPSLDLDKVATGEHWYGEDALALNLVDSLQTSDSYILQLMDSSQVYALHSRQKPTLAEKLGLAQAAEATLNIAADKLPEALMRFDFNSRLNILK from the coding sequence ATGCTATTTCATCCGCCCAAAAACCCTGTTGAGTTAAAAGTACTACATCTCAATAAAAATCAAGAAAAGCGCCGTGAGGAGCTTATGGAAGCGACTCAAGGTAAGGCCGCACTTAAGCAACTCAAAAAGAGCATGGCAAAAAAAGCGAAAAAGGCCTTAAAAGTTAAAGCCAAAAGTAAAGACAAGTCGCAGCAAGTATTTGTGCTTGATTTTGATGGTGATCTGAAAGCCACAGCGGTGAAGCATCTGCGTGAAGAGATCAGCACTCTGATTAGCACGGCTAACAAAGGTGATGAAGTAGTGGTTCGTCTTGAATCATCGGGTGGCTTGGTGCATGGCTATGGTCTGGCTGCAGCGCAGTTGGCACGCCTAAAAGAGGCGGGTCTTAAACTTACTGTCTGTGTTGATAAAGTCGCTGCCAGTGGTGGTTATATGATGGCCTGCGTCGCGGATAAGGTCATTGCTGCACCGTTTGCGGTTATTGGATCAATCGGAGTGGTATCACAATTGCCAAACTTCCATAAATGGCTCAAAAATCACGACGTTGATTATGAGATGTTCACCGCAGGTGATTATAAGCGCACAGTTACTATATTTGGTGAAAACGACGAAGAAGATCGTGCGAAGTATCAAGAAGAGCTTGAGCAAACACATCAGCTATTTAAGCATTTCGTCAATACCTATCGTCCGTCTTTGGACTTGGACAAGGTTGCAACTGGCGAGCATTGGTATGGTGAGGACGCTTTAGCGCTAAACCTGGTGGATAGCTTACAGACTTCGGACAGTTATATTTTGCAGTTGATGGATAGTAGTCAAGTGTATGCATTGCACTCACGCCAAAAGCCAACTTTGGCCGAAAAGCTGGGTCTGGCACAGGCTGCAGAAGCGACGCTTAATATCGCCGCTGACAAGCTACCAGAAGCCTTGATGCGCTTTGACTTTAATAGTCGCTTAAATATTCTAAAATAA
- a CDS encoding lysophospholipid acyltransferase family protein, which produces MNPYQVFKYVPLSVLQVLARFVAYIIMRMPNASLTRAININLSLVAPALSAAKKQALIKDIVLHQYLSSVESVKSWAMSPEWSIKQVRDVHNKDILLEGLNNPNGMLAIVPHLGTWEMMNAWLNQFGAPTIMYKPMKGNITNDFVLQGRSRLNATLVPTDASGVKAIFKTLKQGGFSIILPDHVPEPSGGVVVPFFGIETLSSTLSSKLASKTKCALVGLSCIRRDDGRGFDIYCYKLDDPALYDRNVSTAAHALNQAMEGMIYDNFSHYMWGYRRFKQIPIIGNPYRADKAALADFIHAHHNNDNRNEKANNGNSTNLSENTKDS; this is translated from the coding sequence ATGAATCCTTATCAGGTTTTCAAATACGTGCCACTATCTGTCTTACAGGTATTGGCGCGTTTTGTTGCCTACATCATAATGCGCATGCCTAATGCCAGTCTGACTCGTGCGATTAACATCAACTTATCGCTGGTGGCTCCTGCATTATCTGCTGCTAAAAAACAAGCATTAATTAAAGACATCGTGCTGCATCAATATCTTAGCAGTGTCGAGTCTGTCAAAAGCTGGGCAATGTCTCCTGAATGGAGCATTAAGCAAGTCCGTGACGTCCATAATAAAGACATTTTGCTTGAGGGTCTTAATAACCCAAATGGCATGCTCGCTATCGTACCGCACTTGGGTACGTGGGAGATGATGAACGCTTGGCTCAACCAGTTTGGTGCGCCAACCATCATGTACAAGCCAATGAAAGGCAATATTACTAATGACTTTGTCCTGCAAGGCCGCTCACGGCTCAATGCCACTTTAGTACCTACCGATGCCAGTGGCGTCAAGGCGATATTTAAAACCCTAAAACAAGGCGGTTTTAGCATTATTCTGCCTGATCATGTTCCTGAGCCTTCAGGTGGTGTGGTTGTACCTTTTTTTGGTATTGAGACCTTGTCCAGCACACTGTCCTCAAAACTCGCTAGCAAAACCAAATGCGCCTTAGTAGGGCTATCCTGTATTCGTCGTGACGATGGTCGCGGGTTTGATATCTATTGTTATAAGCTTGACGATCCAGCATTGTATGACCGTAATGTATCTACTGCTGCTCATGCACTCAATCAAGCGATGGAAGGTATGATCTATGACAACTTTAGCCATTACATGTGGGGCTATAGGCGTTTTAAACAAATACCCATCATAGGAAACCCTTACCGTGCAGATAAGGCTGCCCTAGCCGACTTTATTCACGCTCATCACAATAATGACAATCGTAATGAGAAAGCTAACAATGGCAACTCAACGAATCTAAGCGAAAATACTAAAGACAGCTGA
- a CDS encoding acyl-CoA dehydrogenase family protein — protein sequence MFSATAHGQSMHQQVKEFIETHIEPIETQFWQDCHEQNPDGNWENWQWPEAYETLRAKARAAGLWNLFLPDENLGAGLSVTDYAPIAELSGRSLLAPYVFNCNAPDSGNMELLWRYGSTEQQDRWLTPLLEGKTRSVFCMTEPDVASSDATNMQATAVVDGDEIIINGSKWWSSGLGDPAVDVLIVMAYTPDESKDRHHQHSMVLVPAKTAGVKIERMLKVFGDYDAPHGHGEVSFTDVRVPAANFIGGPGMGFEIAQGRLGPGRIHHCMRCIGAAEKSLELAIHRGMQRTAFGKPLLQLGGNLERISDARIKIDQARLLTLYAAQKMDSQGTKAALTEISAIKVVAPTVLQEVVDMAIQIYGGMGVCQDTLLPSFFAQARALRLADGPDEVHKTMIAKLELKREGYRLKR from the coding sequence ATGTTTAGCGCAACGGCGCATGGTCAGTCCATGCATCAGCAAGTCAAAGAATTCATAGAAACGCATATCGAGCCGATAGAAACCCAGTTCTGGCAAGACTGTCATGAGCAAAATCCTGATGGCAATTGGGAAAACTGGCAGTGGCCAGAAGCGTACGAGACCCTGAGAGCAAAAGCACGCGCTGCAGGCTTGTGGAATCTGTTTTTACCTGATGAAAATCTAGGTGCTGGGCTATCCGTCACTGATTATGCACCGATTGCAGAGTTGAGCGGACGCAGCTTGTTGGCGCCTTACGTCTTTAACTGTAATGCGCCTGACAGCGGCAATATGGAGCTGTTGTGGCGTTATGGCAGTACTGAACAGCAAGATAGGTGGCTGACGCCATTATTGGAAGGTAAGACCCGCTCGGTATTCTGTATGACGGAGCCTGATGTTGCCTCTAGTGATGCGACCAACATGCAGGCCACTGCTGTGGTCGATGGTGATGAGATCATCATTAATGGTAGCAAGTGGTGGTCATCTGGTCTTGGTGATCCTGCTGTTGATGTGTTGATAGTCATGGCGTATACCCCTGATGAGAGTAAAGATCGTCATCATCAACACTCTATGGTGCTGGTGCCTGCTAAGACCGCCGGTGTCAAAATCGAGCGTATGCTAAAGGTATTTGGTGATTACGATGCGCCGCATGGTCATGGCGAGGTGAGCTTTACTGACGTGCGTGTGCCAGCCGCTAACTTCATTGGTGGGCCAGGGATGGGCTTTGAGATTGCGCAAGGGCGCTTGGGACCAGGCCGTATTCATCACTGTATGCGTTGTATTGGTGCCGCAGAGAAGTCTTTGGAGCTTGCTATTCACCGCGGTATGCAGCGTACGGCTTTTGGTAAGCCGTTATTGCAGTTGGGCGGTAACCTCGAGCGTATTAGCGATGCTCGTATCAAAATTGACCAAGCACGCTTATTGACGCTATATGCTGCACAAAAAATGGACAGTCAAGGTACTAAAGCGGCTCTAACCGAGATATCAGCCATTAAAGTAGTCGCTCCTACTGTGCTACAAGAAGTGGTCGATATGGCGATTCAGATTTATGGTGGCATGGGTGTGTGTCAAGATACATTACTACCAAGCTTTTTTGCACAAGCACGGGCACTGCGCTTAGCCGATGGCCCCGATGAAGTGCACAAAACCATGATTGCCAAATTAGAGCTAAAGCGTGAAGGATATCGTCTTAAACGTTAA
- a CDS encoding phosphotransferase family protein — MATTSNAKNNEKNDHKVVDEGGPVREGEALDAQAVSSWLQDQGIEVKGEPSVTQFSGGASNWTYRLQYENQDLILRRPPKGTKAKSAHDMVREYTVQKALKEDYPYVPNMVALCTDEDVIGADFYVMERMEGIIPRANLPKEVVLTPTQTRELCTNVIDALIELHQVDYQDNPDLKALGRGDGYCERQVNGWDKRYVKAKTPNVPSFALVRQWLNKHTPVDIKTCVIHNDWRFDNIVLDAADPTKVIGVLDWEMATLGDPLMDLGSALAYWIEEDDNIIMQQSRRQPTHLEGMMTRSEVVDYYLERTGLKVDNWTFYEVFGLFRLAGIVQQIYYRYYHKQTKNPAFKNFWIINHVLHAKCLKLIAQYEGEALFNSHVQPHLQDMGVDMATIEKLPSPVQAVIKGILPRSYFEQPSE, encoded by the coding sequence ATGGCAACAACTAGTAACGCAAAGAATAATGAGAAAAACGACCATAAAGTAGTAGATGAAGGTGGGCCAGTAAGAGAAGGGGAAGCTCTTGATGCACAGGCAGTAAGCAGTTGGTTGCAAGATCAAGGTATAGAAGTAAAAGGTGAGCCGAGCGTGACTCAGTTTTCAGGAGGTGCGTCAAACTGGACCTATCGTCTACAGTACGAAAACCAAGATCTTATCTTACGTCGTCCGCCTAAAGGCACCAAAGCGAAGTCTGCACATGACATGGTGCGTGAATATACGGTACAAAAAGCGCTAAAAGAAGATTATCCGTATGTACCAAACATGGTGGCTTTGTGCACGGATGAGGATGTCATTGGTGCTGACTTTTATGTGATGGAGCGGATGGAAGGTATCATTCCACGTGCCAACTTGCCAAAAGAAGTGGTGTTAACGCCTACTCAAACGCGTGAGCTATGCACTAATGTGATAGATGCCTTGATTGAGTTGCACCAAGTAGATTATCAAGACAATCCTGACCTAAAAGCCTTAGGCCGCGGTGATGGTTACTGCGAGCGTCAAGTCAATGGTTGGGATAAGCGTTACGTCAAGGCAAAAACCCCCAATGTACCAAGTTTTGCGCTAGTACGTCAGTGGCTGAATAAGCATACACCCGTCGATATTAAAACCTGCGTCATTCATAATGATTGGCGTTTTGATAATATTGTCTTAGACGCTGCTGATCCTACCAAAGTGATCGGTGTACTCGACTGGGAGATGGCGACCTTAGGCGATCCCTTAATGGACTTAGGTAGCGCGCTCGCTTACTGGATTGAGGAAGATGATAATATCATCATGCAGCAGTCGCGCCGTCAGCCGACTCACTTAGAAGGTATGATGACACGTAGTGAAGTGGTGGATTATTACCTTGAGCGTACTGGCCTAAAAGTAGACAACTGGACGTTTTATGAAGTGTTTGGTCTGTTTCGCTTAGCAGGTATCGTACAGCAGATTTATTATCGCTACTATCATAAGCAAACTAAGAATCCTGCCTTCAAAAACTTTTGGATTATCAACCATGTGCTGCATGCTAAGTGTTTAAAGCTGATTGCGCAATACGAAGGTGAGGCGCTATTTAACAGTCATGTACAGCCGCATTTGCAAGATATGGGTGTCGATATGGCTACTATTGAGAAGCTACCAAGCCCTGTACAGGCCGTCATTAAAGGCATATTACCCAGAAGCTATTTTGAGCAACCATCTGAGTAG
- a CDS encoding winged helix-turn-helix domain-containing protein — MTIPIHNLEDHDFGKHSKTERNPRARLRLLILYQYSIGKATNDIAKDLCIHPETARRTLKRYYERGLESLYDRHRRGRRSKLAEADTAAFKAMIVSEQEKRAGGRLTGKDIQQLAKEHYNAHYTVNGIYELLKRIDMSWISARSQHPKADPQAQDAFKKLYSTG; from the coding sequence ATGACTATACCAATACATAACCTAGAAGACCATGATTTTGGCAAACACTCAAAGACTGAGCGCAATCCCAGAGCCCGACTACGCCTGCTCATCTTATACCAATATAGTATAGGCAAAGCCACCAACGATATTGCCAAAGACCTCTGCATACATCCTGAAACTGCCAGACGGACATTGAAGCGATATTATGAACGAGGACTTGAGAGTCTCTACGATCGTCATCGTCGAGGTCGTCGCAGCAAATTGGCAGAAGCAGACACAGCCGCTTTTAAAGCCATGATAGTCTCTGAACAAGAAAAGCGCGCTGGCGGTCGTCTAACCGGCAAAGACATTCAGCAATTGGCTAAAGAACACTACAACGCTCACTACACCGTTAACGGTATCTACGAGCTACTCAAGCGTATTGATATGAGTTGGATAAGTGCTCGTAGTCAGCATCCAAAAGCCGACCCACAAGCTCAAGACGCTTTTAAAAAACTTTATAGCACAGGTTAA
- the aspS gene encoding aspartate--tRNA ligase, producing the protein MTHGKYRDEYCGAVTESFIEQTITIVGWVHRRRDHGGVIFLDMRDRAGILQVVIDPDTPEAFATADAARPEYVLKITGRVRRRYEGTENPNMTSGQIELLGKEIEVLAKSDTPPFPLNDENTTVSEDLRLKYRYLDMRRPQMQERMVFRAKATSAIRRYLDDHGFLDVETPILTRATPEGARDYLVPSRTRPGNFFALPQSPQLFKQLLMVSGFDRYYQIAKCFRDEDLRADRQPEFTQVDIETSFLDEEEIMNINEGLIKHLFKTMMDVELSDFPRMTYADAMRDYASDKPDLRIPLKLVDVADLMQSVDFKVFSGPANDPKGRVAALRIPNGAALTRRQIDDYTKYVGIYGARGLAYIKVNDVSLINNGVDKESGLQSPIIKNMTDEVLASLVERTGAEDGDIIFFGADKASVVNDAMGALRQKIGLDLEMQTCTWAPLWVTDFPMFEETDDGKWTSVHHPFTKPKGSVDELKNSPETALSVAYDMVLNGTEVGGGSLRINTLEMQKAVFEALGIDEAEAEAKFSFLLDALKFGAPPHGGLAFGLDRLIMLMVGADSIRDVIAFPKTKTAECPLTQAPAEVDSKQLRELGIRVREKAQADTNKPAQ; encoded by the coding sequence ATGACGCATGGCAAATACCGAGACGAATATTGCGGAGCCGTAACCGAAAGCTTTATAGAACAAACCATCACTATCGTAGGCTGGGTACATCGCCGCCGCGATCATGGTGGCGTAATTTTCTTAGACATGCGTGATCGTGCAGGCATCCTGCAAGTCGTCATCGATCCTGATACTCCAGAAGCATTTGCGACTGCCGATGCGGCACGTCCTGAATACGTACTTAAAATTACTGGTCGCGTTCGTCGTCGTTATGAAGGCACCGAAAACCCAAATATGACCAGTGGTCAAATCGAGCTATTGGGCAAAGAAATCGAAGTGTTGGCTAAGTCTGATACGCCGCCATTCCCGCTTAACGATGAAAACACCACCGTATCAGAAGACTTGCGCCTGAAGTATCGTTACCTCGATATGCGTCGTCCGCAGATGCAAGAGCGTATGGTATTCCGTGCCAAGGCCACATCAGCCATTCGTCGTTACTTAGATGACCATGGTTTCTTAGATGTTGAAACTCCTATCTTGACACGTGCGACTCCTGAAGGTGCTCGTGACTATCTGGTGCCATCACGTACACGCCCAGGTAACTTCTTTGCGCTGCCGCAGTCGCCACAGTTATTTAAACAGCTATTGATGGTATCTGGTTTTGATCGCTACTATCAGATCGCTAAGTGCTTCCGTGATGAAGATTTACGAGCTGATCGTCAGCCAGAGTTTACCCAAGTGGATATTGAGACTTCTTTCTTAGATGAAGAAGAAATCATGAACATCAACGAAGGTCTCATCAAGCACTTATTCAAAACCATGATGGATGTGGAGCTTTCCGACTTCCCACGTATGACCTATGCGGATGCGATGCGTGACTACGCTTCAGACAAACCTGACCTACGTATTCCACTGAAACTGGTCGACGTTGCAGATCTCATGCAGAGTGTTGATTTCAAAGTCTTCTCCGGCCCAGCCAATGATCCAAAAGGTCGCGTCGCGGCACTGCGTATCCCTAATGGTGCGGCTCTCACCCGTAGACAAATCGATGACTATACCAAATATGTTGGTATCTATGGTGCGCGTGGCTTAGCTTATATCAAAGTCAACGATGTAAGCTTGATCAACAATGGCGTCGATAAAGAGTCTGGATTACAATCGCCAATCATCAAAAACATGACCGATGAGGTGTTAGCCAGCCTAGTCGAGCGCACTGGTGCCGAGGATGGCGACATTATCTTCTTTGGTGCAGATAAAGCCAGTGTTGTTAATGATGCCATGGGAGCACTGCGTCAAAAAATTGGTCTAGATCTTGAGATGCAAACTTGCACGTGGGCGCCACTATGGGTCACCGACTTCCCTATGTTTGAAGAAACGGATGATGGAAAGTGGACATCGGTACACCATCCATTTACCAAGCCAAAGGGCTCAGTAGATGAATTAAAGAACAGCCCAGAGACTGCTCTTTCTGTCGCCTATGACATGGTACTGAACGGTACTGAAGTCGGTGGTGGTAGCTTGCGTATCAATACGCTTGAGATGCAAAAAGCCGTATTTGAAGCACTTGGTATCGATGAGGCCGAAGCAGAAGCTAAATTCAGCTTCTTACTTGACGCCCTTAAGTTCGGTGCGCCGCCGCACGGTGGCCTGGCCTTTGGTTTGGATCGTCTGATTATGCTAATGGTTGGTGCGGACTCCATTCGTGATGTCATCGCCTTTCCGAAAACCAAAACTGCTGAGTGCCCATTGACTCAAGCACCTGCTGAAGTTGACAGCAAACAACTGCGTGAACTGGGCATTCGTGTGCGCGAAAAAGCACAGGCTGACACCAATAAACCTGCCCAATAA
- a CDS encoding transposase: MNQANVTMLKLPPYSPELNRSERVWQYLMQNELSNRCYDSYEAIVDAACLAWNNLLKQPQRIRSLTARTWAQL, translated from the coding sequence TTGAATCAGGCTAATGTCACTATGCTTAAACTACCGCCTTATTCACCTGAGCTTAATCGCTCTGAGAGGGTATGGCAGTACCTTATGCAAAATGAGCTATCTAATCGTTGTTATGACAGTTATGAGGCTATTGTCGATGCCGCATGCTTGGCTTGGAATAATCTACTTAAACAGCCACAAAGGATTCGGTCTTTAACTGCTCGTACCTGGGCGCAACTTTAA